CCCCTTGAGCGTGGTCTTGTCTGCATCGGAGAGCTTGGCGCCATCGCGCACGAAGTCGCTGTAGTACTTCTCGACCAGGCGCACCCCTTGCGCATCCAGGCCCAGCTTGGCGCGTTGGTCGTACAAGGTCTGGATGCGCGCAAACAGCTTGCCGTTGAGCGAGATCGCATCGCGGTGCGCGGCGAACCTGGCCGAATAATCGGCCTGCAGTTTCTTGCGCGCATCGTTGGTGTCGGCACCGACGAGGTTGAAGAACACGGTGGTGGCGCGGTCGAGCGTGGCGCCGCTCTTTTCCAGCGCGATGATGGTGTTCTCGAAGCTCGGCTTGGCCTTCTGGTTGGCGATCGCGTCCACTTCCTTCAACTGCTCGGCCATGCCGGCATCGAAGGCGGGTGCGAAGTCGCTGTCGGTGATCTTGTCGAACTGCGGGTAGTGCAGCGGCAGGGTGCTGTCGGCAAAGAAGGGGTTGGCTTGGGTGGCGGCCTGCGTGGTGGCAGGCGCGGCGATGCTGTAGGACGGCATGGCAAGTCCCAGGGAAGCGGCCAGGGCAAAAGCGAGACGGGTGGTCAAGAGGGTTGCTCCAAAGTGCGAACGGCCGAGGCTAACCCAGCCGGCCCGCACAGGCCTGTGACAAAAGGCATGCCCGGGCGGCGTTTGCGCATGGGGCAGGGCAGGCGCTGACGACCTGGCAAGGCGGACGCGGCCGCAGGGCAGCGTGCGGCCGTGGCGTTTTGCCGGGGGGCATCGTGCGTGGACCGGCGTTGTGCGTTAGGCATTCCGAGCATGCGGGGAGCAGCACAGGGCGTGCCGCATGGCCACTTATGGCATGACACAGCTGCGCTGCAGCAACGCAGGCAGACGCGTTACCCTGCGGTCTTCCCATATATCGAGCCAGCCATGCGCGATCTTTCCAGCTTCGAATTCACCGACCTGGACGGTCGCACGCAGGCGATGCGCGATTACCTGGGCAAGGTGGTGCTGGTGGTGAATGTGGCGTCCAAGTGCGGCTTTACCCCGCAATATGCGGGGTTGCAGGCGTTGTGGCAGCGCTACCGTGAGCGCGGGCTGGTGGTGATCGGATTCCCCTGCGACCAGTTCGGGCATCAGGAACCGGGCGACGCCGCGCAGATCCGGCAGTTCTGTTCGCTGGACTATTCGGTGGATTTTCCGTTGTCGTCCAAGATCGAGGTCAATGGCAGTGGAGCGCATCCGCTGTGGCAGTGGCTCAAGCACGAGCAACGCGGCGTGCTGGGGTCCGAAGCCATCAAATGGAATTTCACCAAGTTCCTGATCGGCCGCGACGGCGCGGTGCTGGAGCGCTATGCGCCGACCACCAAGCCCGAAGCCATCGCGGCCGACATCGAGCGCGCATTGGGCTGATGTGGCACGCGCGGTAGCTTGCCTCGCCGCACGGTGTGCCGCTGCGCTGCAACTGGCGACACATGCGATGCGCGTGAAGTGTGGCAGTAGTTGCGCTCCTACGAGCCCTGCGATGCCGGGGAATCGCAGGAGCAGGCTCACTTCTCGACGAACGCGCGCTCGAACACGTAATGCCCCGGCGTGCCGATGCGTGGCGAGGTCTGGAAACCGCGCGCGTCCAGCAGCGTGCGCAGGTCGGCCAGCATCTGCGGGCTGCCGCAGATCATGAAGCGGTCGTTGGCCGGGTCCAGCGTGGGCAGGCCCAGCGTCTGCTGCATGCGGCCATCGGCCATCAGTTCGGTCAAACGGCCTTGGTTGGCGAAGGCTTCGCGCGTGACTGCCGGGTAGTACAGCAGTTTCTCGCGCAGCAGGTCGCCGAGGAATTCGTGCTGCGGCAACTCGCGTTCGAAGTAATCGCGGTAGGCCAGATCCTGCACGAAGCGCACGCCCTGGGTCAGGATCACCTTGTCGAAACGCTCGTAGGTTTCCGGGTCCTTGATGATCGACAGCCATGGCGCCAGGCCGGTGCCGGTGCCCAGCAGATACAGGTTGCGCCCGGGGTGCAGGTCGCTGATCAGCAGCGTACCGGTGGGCTTCTTGCCGACCAGCACCTTGTCGCCGGGCTGGATGTGCTGCAGCCGCGAGGTCAGCGGGCCATCGGGCACCTTGATGCTGAAAAACTCCAGCTGCTCTTCCCAGTTGGCACTGGCGATCGAATACGCACGCAGCAACGGGCGCGTTTCGGTTTCCAGGCCGATCATCACGAACTGGCCGTTCTCGAAACGGAAACCGGGGTCGCGGGTGGTGGTGAAGCTGAAGTAGGCATCGGTCCAGTGACGGACCTCGAGCACCGTTTCGGCGCCAAAAGCGGAAGACATACCGGTGAGTGTCGTGGGAGGAGTACCGGGCAATTCTACCTCAAGCCGTCCAAATGAGATGAACTCTCATTTGGCGGGAATGGAGAATCGGGAATCGGGAATGGGGTGCAGTGCCGAAAGATCCGGGTCTCCTTGGGGTCAGCAAGCTGTGTACTGTCAGCCATCGGGGCGCCGCTTCTAACGATTCCCCATTCCCGATTCCCGATTCCAAACCTCACCGATACCCAGCCGCCTGCAGCTCGAACAGCTCCGCATAGCGCCCGCCCTCGGCCATCAGCTCTTCGTGGGTGCCGTTGGCTTCGATGCGCCCCGCCACCAGCACCAGGATGCGGTCGGCCATGCGCACGCTGGAGAAGCGGTGCGAGATCAGCACCGCGGTGCGGTTGTCCGACAGCTCCTTGAAGCGCTGGAACACCTCGAACTCGCTGCGCGCGTCCAGCGCGGCGGTGGGTTCGTCCAGGATCATCAGCTGCGCGTCGCGCATGTAGGCGCGGGCGATGGCGATCTTCTGCCACTGCCCGCCGGACAGGTCCACGCTGTTCTTGAAGCGGCGCCCGATCAACTGGTCGTACCCCTGGGGCAGCCCGGCGATCAGCTCGCCGGCCATCGCGCGCTGCGCGGCGGCCTGGATGCGGTCGGTGTCGTTCATCGCATCCACCTGGCCCACGCCGATGTTCTGGCCCACGCTCAGGTGGTAACGCACGAAGTCCTGGAAGATCACCCCCAGATTGGCGCGCACATCGTCCAGATCGTAATCGCGCAGGTCGCGGCCATCGAGCAGGATGCGGCCTTCGTCGGGGTCGTACAGCCGTGCCAGCAGTTTCACCAGCGTGGTCTTGCCGGCGCCGTTTTCGCCGACCAGCGCCAGCACTTCGCCGGCGCGCAGTTCGAAGTCCAGATGCCGCACCGTCCATTGCTCCGCCTCCGGGTAGCGGAAACCCACGTCCTCGAACACGAAGCCCTGGCGGATCGGCCGCGGCACCGGCAACGCGTCGGGGCGCGAGCGGATCTCCGGCACGATATTGAAGAACGAGTACAGGTCGTCCAGATACAGGGCCTGCCCGGCGACCTGCGAAAAGCCGATCAGCAACCCTTCCAGCAGCTGGCGCAGGCGCAGGAAGCTGCCGGCCAGGAAGGTCAGGTCGCCGATGCTGAAATCCCCGCGCACCGTGCGCCAGGCGATGTAGCCATAGGCGGCGTAATAGCCCAGCGTGCCCAGCGCCGCCAGCAGCGCGCCCCACAGCGCCCGCTTGCGTGCAAGGGCGCGGTTGGCCTGGAAGAACGTGTCGGCCAGCCGGCGGTAGCGCGCGATCAGGAACCGGTGCAGGTTGAGGATCTTGACTTCCTTGGCGGTCTCCACGCTGGCGCCCACCTGACGCAGGTAGTCGAGCTGGCGCCGCTCCGGCGTCCACTGGAAATTGAGCGAATAGCCCAATGCATTGAAATGCGCCTCGCCGATGAAGGCAGGAATCAGGGCGATCGCCAGCAGCACGATCAGCCACGGCGCATACACCACCAGGCCCACCGCCAGGCTGATCACGGTGATGGCATCCTGCACCTGGCCGAACAGCTGGCCCATCAGGTTCATACGGTTCATGGTCTGGCGCCGCGCGCGGTCCAGCTTGTCCTGGCGGTCGGGGTCTTCGAAATCCTCCAGATCCAGCTGCGCGGCATGTTCCATCAGGCGCACGCTGGCGGCGTTGTTGAACAACTCCGACAGCAGCGCATCGGCATAGCCGACCATGCGGCCGAGCAGGTCCGAGCCGATCGCCAGGGCCAGCTCCAGCGCCAGCAATTCCAGCAGCCGGTTCAGGCGGCCGCTTCCCAGCGCCTGGGCGAATGACTCGAACGCCGGCGGCTGGCCCACCAGGTGGACCGCCTCGTCGATGATCAGCTTGCCGATGTAGAGCGTGGCAATCGGCATCAGCGCGCGCACCACGCGCAAGCCGATGCTGCTGGCGCTCAACCAACGGCTGGTCTGCCAGATCTGGCGCAGGAAGGGGGGCAGGTTGCGCAGCGCATCCAGGCGTTCGCGCAGGGTGGGGCCGGTACGGGGAGCGGGCGCAGTGGCGCCGGAGTGGGGAGCTGACATGCGCATAGTGTGCCGGGCGCAGCGTGCGCCGGGAGTGTTGGGCGGCGCCGGGAGAGCTGGTCGCCGCCGGGCAGGCCCGCCCGGCCCATGGTCTGGCAGGGCGATGGGCGCAGGGCAACGCCGTGGTACGCCCTTTCGCAACGCAGCCTTCCCGCGGCCGCGCCGGTCTGGCCGGCGGTTTGCTCTAAAATGCCCGG
The window above is part of the Xanthomonas campestris pv. badrii genome. Proteins encoded here:
- a CDS encoding glutathione peroxidase codes for the protein MRDLSSFEFTDLDGRTQAMRDYLGKVVLVVNVASKCGFTPQYAGLQALWQRYRERGLVVIGFPCDQFGHQEPGDAAQIRQFCSLDYSVDFPLSSKIEVNGSGAHPLWQWLKHEQRGVLGSEAIKWNFTKFLIGRDGAVLERYAPTTKPEAIAADIERALG
- a CDS encoding ferredoxin--NADP reductase is translated as MSSAFGAETVLEVRHWTDAYFSFTTTRDPGFRFENGQFVMIGLETETRPLLRAYSIASANWEEQLEFFSIKVPDGPLTSRLQHIQPGDKVLVGKKPTGTLLISDLHPGRNLYLLGTGTGLAPWLSIIKDPETYERFDKVILTQGVRFVQDLAYRDYFERELPQHEFLGDLLREKLLYYPAVTREAFANQGRLTELMADGRMQQTLGLPTLDPANDRFMICGSPQMLADLRTLLDARGFQTSPRIGTPGHYVFERAFVEK
- a CDS encoding ABC transporter ATP-binding protein, whose amino-acid sequence is MSAPHSGATAPAPRTGPTLRERLDALRNLPPFLRQIWQTSRWLSASSIGLRVVRALMPIATLYIGKLIIDEAVHLVGQPPAFESFAQALGSGRLNRLLELLALELALAIGSDLLGRMVGYADALLSELFNNAASVRLMEHAAQLDLEDFEDPDRQDKLDRARRQTMNRMNLMGQLFGQVQDAITVISLAVGLVVYAPWLIVLLAIALIPAFIGEAHFNALGYSLNFQWTPERRQLDYLRQVGASVETAKEVKILNLHRFLIARYRRLADTFFQANRALARKRALWGALLAALGTLGYYAAYGYIAWRTVRGDFSIGDLTFLAGSFLRLRQLLEGLLIGFSQVAGQALYLDDLYSFFNIVPEIRSRPDALPVPRPIRQGFVFEDVGFRYPEAEQWTVRHLDFELRAGEVLALVGENGAGKTTLVKLLARLYDPDEGRILLDGRDLRDYDLDDVRANLGVIFQDFVRYHLSVGQNIGVGQVDAMNDTDRIQAAAQRAMAGELIAGLPQGYDQLIGRRFKNSVDLSGGQWQKIAIARAYMRDAQLMILDEPTAALDARSEFEVFQRFKELSDNRTAVLISHRFSSVRMADRILVLVAGRIEANGTHEELMAEGGRYAELFELQAAGYR